AGCAGATCGAGAGGCCCCTCAAAGGCCTCTAGAAAGACCTCTAGGGCGTCAGGCGGAATGTACAAATCATCGGGGAGACGGCTGAGCACCTCCTCGCCTATTCTGGCAACATGCTCACCGTTCTCATGCTGCTGCCCAGCGCCCTCTTCGTAGCCATCTACCTGCTCTGGAGGACAATCAGTACGCTGTTGCGAATCCAGCACCTCTTCGCTCACCGATACTCCAATCCCATCGCTCCACGCACCTCTGACAATGTCTCACGCGCCTCTTCCCGAGCCCTCTCACAGCCATCAAAGATAATCGAGCGGACATGTTCAGGGTCATTCTCATACTCTTTAGCCCGCTCACGGATAGGCGCTAATTCAGCCTCCACAGACTCAACAACACAGCGTTTGCACTCAATACAGCCGATGCCCGCCTTCGGGCACTCTTCGGCAACCCAGCTGCGGGTGTCATCCCCAGAGTAAACCTTATGAAACTCCCACACCGGGCATTTTTCCGGATTGCCAGGATCATTTCTCCGCACCCGGGCCGGATCAGTTGGCATAGTGCGAATCTTACGCTCAACCTCATCAGTAGGCTCGCGCAAACCGATAGTATTGGCATAAGACTTTGACATCTTGCGCCCATCCAGGCCGGGCATTTTAGCCGTTGGGGTCAGCAACACATCCGGCTCAGGCAACAATTCGCGACTGCTGCCATCGAGGTAGCCAAATAGCCGCTCGCGGTCAGCTACAGTAATGTTCGGCTGGCCATCTAGCAGCGCATGAGCAACCTCTAGTGCCTCGCGATCGCCACTTTGCTGATAGCGCTGACGTAAATCGTTATACAAGCGGGCGTTTTTTTTGCCCATTTTGCGCGCCGCTTGTTTGGCTTTTTCCTCAAAGTCGGGCTCCACACCGTATAGGTGATTAAAACGGCGGGCCACTTCGCGCGTCAGCTCAAGGTGAGCAACCTGATCCTCCCCCACTGGGACCTCAGTAGCCTTGTAGATGAGCACATCAGCTGACTGCAACAACGGATAACCAAGGAAACCGTACGTGGCCAAATCTCTATCACGCAGCTGCTCCTGCTGATCCTTGAAGCTCGGCACCCTTTCCAGCCACCCCAGCGGGGTTATCATCGACAGCAAAACATGCAACTCAGCATGCTCAGGGACCCTAGACTGAATAAACATGCAAGCCAACTTAGGGTTTATACCGCACGCCAGCCAGTCGATAACCATCTCCCAGACGTTATCACCAACCACCCCTGGCGTCTCATAGTGAGTGGTCAGGGCATGCCAATCGGCAACAAAGAAGAAGCACTCATACTCGTTTTGCAGGTTGACCCAGTTCTTTAGAACACCGTGATAATGCCCCAGATGCAGGCGCCCAGTCGGACGCATACCAGACAGAACACGACCAGGATGGGTGTTGACGTTGACCAAGCGGCTCTCCTTAAGCTTCAGCTGAACAATTTATGGGCGGCGGTGGGCACCACGCCACCCCCGCTGTGGAGGACACCGTAAACCCTTCTTAAACGGCACCATATCGCCATTTAACTGGCTTTGATATCCGCGCGCAGCGGGCAGTGTGCGTGGCCTCACTCAGACGCAGTCTTTAGGGCAACCTCTAAAACTTCGCCGGCGCCACCATTCGCCCCGGTGTGGAGGACGCCGTGAATCCATCCCTGGAGGCTTCATGGCGCCATCCCTGGCGCCAAGACCCCCACACCGGGGCGAATGGTGGCGCCGGCGAAGTTTTTAGAGTCACCCTTAGGCAACTCCCTCAAGCACCCTGAAAAACTCTGGTATCTCCTACTCCCTGACGGACGACTTCGGCTGAGTCACCGGTAAGGTCAATGACGCTGCTTGGCCCACCACCGACGGGTCCTCCGGCCACAACCGCATCAATTCGTTTCTCAAGCTTGTCACGAATATCCTCAGGATCATTCAATGGCTCACTATCCCCAGGCATCTGCAA
This Halorhodospira halochloris DNA region includes the following protein-coding sequences:
- a CDS encoding tryptophan--tRNA ligase, coding for MVNVNTHPGRVLSGMRPTGRLHLGHYHGVLKNWVNLQNEYECFFFVADWHALTTHYETPGVVGDNVWEMVIDWLACGINPKLACMFIQSRVPEHAELHVLLSMITPLGWLERVPSFKDQQEQLRDRDLATYGFLGYPLLQSADVLIYKATEVPVGEDQVAHLELTREVARRFNHLYGVEPDFEEKAKQAARKMGKKNARLYNDLRQRYQQSGDREALEVAHALLDGQPNITVADRERLFGYLDGSSRELLPEPDVLLTPTAKMPGLDGRKMSKSYANTIGLREPTDEVERKIRTMPTDPARVRRNDPGNPEKCPVWEFHKVYSGDDTRSWVAEECPKAGIGCIECKRCVVESVEAELAPIRERAKEYENDPEHVRSIIFDGCERAREEARETLSEVRGAMGLEYR